Proteins encoded in a region of the Tautonia rosea genome:
- the miaA gene encoding tRNA (adenosine(37)-N6)-dimethylallyltransferase MiaA, with protein MPTSNPFHRAIYLTGPTASGKTAVGIALAERLNAEILALDSMTLYRGMDIGTAKPTAAERRGVPHHLIDVLDPWQSASVADYRAWAAEALADIASRNRPALFVGGTPMYLKALLRGLFDGPAADPALRQTLEAEADRLGNAALHARLAAVDPPTASRLHPNDRRRIIRALEVVTLTGRPLSALQLEHDQPAPASVPVVCLDRPRAELYDRINRRVAAMFADGLIDEVRRLLAQPHPPHPVPMQGVGYREVLDLLTGRLPSEAAAITLIQTRTRQFAKRQLTWFRSLSEVQFLSLSDPEPPDHTADRLLALLPRAESPS; from the coding sequence ATGCCCACCAGCAACCCCTTCCACCGCGCCATCTACCTCACCGGCCCGACCGCCTCGGGCAAGACCGCCGTCGGCATTGCCCTCGCCGAGCGGCTCAACGCCGAGATCCTCGCCCTCGACTCCATGACCCTCTACCGAGGCATGGACATCGGCACCGCCAAGCCCACCGCCGCCGAGCGCCGAGGGGTCCCGCACCACCTGATCGACGTGCTTGATCCCTGGCAATCCGCCTCCGTCGCCGACTACCGCGCCTGGGCCGCCGAAGCCCTGGCCGACATCGCCTCCCGCAACCGGCCCGCCCTCTTCGTCGGTGGCACGCCGATGTACCTCAAGGCCCTCCTCCGCGGCCTCTTCGACGGACCCGCCGCCGACCCCGCCCTCCGCCAGACGCTCGAAGCCGAGGCCGACCGCCTCGGCAACGCCGCGCTCCACGCCCGCCTCGCCGCCGTCGATCCCCCCACCGCCTCCCGCCTGCACCCGAACGACCGCCGACGGATTATCCGCGCCCTCGAAGTTGTCACCCTCACCGGCCGACCCCTCAGCGCCCTCCAGCTTGAGCACGACCAGCCCGCCCCCGCCTCCGTCCCCGTCGTCTGCCTCGACCGCCCCCGCGCCGAGCTGTACGACCGCATCAACCGCCGCGTCGCCGCCATGTTCGCCGACGGCCTGATCGACGAGGTCCGCCGCCTCCTCGCCCAGCCCCACCCTCCCCACCCCGTCCCCATGCAAGGCGTCGGCTACCGCGAGGTCCTCGACCTCCTCACCGGCCGCCTCCCCTCCGAGGCCGCCGCCATCACCCTCATCCAGACCCGCACCCGCCAGTTCGCCAAGCGCCAGCTCACCTGGTTCCGCTCCCTCTCCGAGGTCCAGTTCCTCTCCCTCTCCGACCCCGAACCCCCCGACCACACCGCCGACCGCCTCCTCGCCCTCCTCCCCCGAGCCGAGTCCCCCTCCTGA
- a CDS encoding tautomerase family protein translates to MPLVQVKVIEGVFSEAQKQEMIRKLTDAMVSIEGENMRAVTWVVVEEVKSGSWGIAGNPLTTADVQALAAGQSPSDPAA, encoded by the coding sequence ATGCCTCTCGTTCAGGTGAAGGTCATCGAGGGCGTCTTCTCGGAGGCCCAGAAGCAGGAGATGATCCGCAAGCTCACCGACGCGATGGTTTCCATCGAAGGAGAGAACATGCGTGCGGTCACCTGGGTGGTCGTCGAGGAGGTGAAGAGCGGCAGTTGGGGGATCGCCGGGAATCCGTTGACGACGGCGGATGTCCAGGCACTTGCCGCTGGCCAATCGCCATCGGATCCCGCCGCCTGA
- a CDS encoding PEP-CTERM sorting domain-containing protein, with product MRLALVLAISIAGFSINPASAEFATSLVESSPLSGGSPTNVLGAPDGLIAGFDQVDASTPGFVTVSFDRTFVDVIGSDLLIHLVDWIPGDDEVFEVFASLDGTAGSFLSLGASGTPSGGVDQPVTLGFDLATAGLSAARFVRIQNLRIDLTNAFEGPDIDAVQSVRAVPEPGGLFLLGLGLIGLTGYARRRGAVRRGKAEAVPSSCN from the coding sequence ATGCGTCTCGCCCTCGTCCTCGCCATCTCGATCGCTGGATTCTCGATCAACCCGGCATCCGCCGAGTTCGCCACCTCTCTCGTCGAGAGTTCACCACTTTCCGGTGGAAGTCCGACCAATGTGCTTGGCGCGCCGGACGGGCTGATTGCCGGCTTCGATCAAGTCGACGCCTCGACCCCTGGGTTCGTGACCGTGAGCTTCGACCGGACGTTCGTCGATGTCATCGGCTCGGATCTTCTGATCCATCTCGTCGACTGGATCCCGGGCGACGACGAAGTCTTCGAGGTTTTTGCGAGCCTCGATGGGACCGCCGGCTCGTTCCTCAGCCTCGGGGCCTCGGGCACGCCGTCAGGAGGGGTCGACCAGCCCGTGACCCTCGGGTTCGACTTGGCCACTGCAGGATTATCCGCCGCTCGATTCGTCCGAATCCAGAATCTGCGCATCGACCTGACGAACGCCTTCGAGGGGCCAGACATCGACGCTGTCCAGTCCGTCCGAGCCGTGCCCGAGCCGGGTGGCCTCTTCTTGCTGGGCCTCGGGCTGATCGGGCTGACCGGGTATGCCAGAAGAAGGGGGGCGGTTCGCCGTGGCAAAGCCGAAGCCGTGCCCTCGTCCTGCAATTGA